A part of Mustela erminea isolate mMusErm1 chromosome 9, mMusErm1.Pri, whole genome shotgun sequence genomic DNA contains:
- the MRPL17 gene encoding 39S ribosomal protein L17, mitochondrial, producing the protein MRLSVAAAISHGRVFRRLGLGPESRIHLLRNLLTGLVRHERIEASWARVDEMRGYAEKLIDYGKLGDTNEQAMRMADFWLTEKDLIPKLFQVLAPRYQGQNGGYTRMLQIPNSSEQDRAKMAVIEYKGNCLPPLPLPRRDSNLTLLNQLLQGLQQDQKASIHGSHTAQTPGI; encoded by the exons ATGCGGCTGTCAGTTGCAGCCGCCATCTCCCATGGCCGCGTATTCCGCCGTCTGGGCCTTGGTCCGGAGTCCCGCATCCACCTGTTGAGGAACTTGCTTACAGGCTTGGTGCGACACGAACGCATCGAGGCGTCATGGGCGCGCGTGGACGAAATGAGGGGCTACGCCGAGAAG CTCATCGACTATGGGAAGCTGGGAGACACTAACGAACAAGCCATGCGCATGGCCGACTTCTGGCTTACG GAGAAAGACTTGATCCCAAAGCTGTTTCAAGTACTGGCCCCTCGTTACCAAGGTCAAAATGGGGGCTACACGAGAATGCTGCAGATCCCAAATAGCAGTGAGCAGGATCGGGCCAAGATGGCAGTGATCGAGTATAAGGGGAACTgcctcccacccctacccctgcctcGCAGAGACAGCAACCTTACACTTCTAAACCAGCTGCTTCAAGGGTTGCAGCAAGACCAGAAAGCAAGCATCCACGGCTCCCACACAGCTCAAACGCCAGGGATTTAA